The window AGACACTGCACCCTCCACTACTTCAAGTCCAAACtgtgggctagatttactaacctgCTGCATTAATGAAATTAACAAGAATTAGCAAACAggcttcattttttttgttacatttgtaccctgcacttttccactcatggcaggctcaatgcggcttacatggggcaatggagggttaagtgacttgcccagagtcacaaggagctgcctgttcctgaagtgggaatcgaactcagttccccaggaccaaagtccaccaccctaaccactaggccactcctccactgttgctactatttgagattctacatggaatgttgctattccactagcaacattccatgtagaaatcggcccttgcagatcaccaatgtggccgcgcaggcttctgcgagtctgacgtcctgcacatacattccatgtagaatctgcaatagtatctattttatttttgttacatttgtaccctgcgctttcccactcatggcaggctcaatgcggcttacatggggcaatggagggttaagtgacttgcccagagtcacaagaagctgcctgtgcctgaagtgggaatcaaactcagttccccaggaccaaagtccaccaccctaaccactaggccactcctccacttaatatTAAAAGGGCTTTTTGTTAAATAGCACATGTtaatagacatgggggaaaccactgcttgcccagaggggttggtagcatggaatgttgctactaattgggattctgccaggtacttgtgacctggatcggccactgttgagAACAgggtattgggctagatggaccattggtctgacctagtatggctagattggcaaaaagaggacatgtccgggtaaatccggacatatggtaaccctagctgttCTGTAGCCTTGTGCTATGGCAGGTATAAATATACACATTCATTCTCCTCTGCTAGTCGTATGAATATGTGGTAATTTTTTAAGGGAAAATACTAGATTTTGGGCACCTAATTTTTAGTGACCTTTATAGACTTGCCCTCTATCTGGGCACCGCCAATACTCAGTGGTGGTGCCTGGATAGCTAGCCGGGCATATAAGACCCATAAATAACTGTCCTATCTGTGCCTGTGTGATAGCGTGTGCAAGGTTTGTACATGAGTCTTCAGAattacagaaggtgatctctccacaggagaaccaaagacaaacaaacaacaagTACGCCAACTGTGAGAGGACTCTTATTGGACCCGCTGTTGTTCGTTTGTCTTCAGAATTACAGCCCAGACAGAggtaaaaagaaaaccaaaatgtCTTTATTGACACAATTGTTGAAGCCTGTTCCTTCACAGGCTCAATAAATGAGGAATAAAATCTCTGGAAACTCAGATGCAGTCTTTATGCGGGCCTGTTGCTGACAGGTCCCAAATCACAGTTTATGCAGGCCTTATCGTAGAGTTGCACAACCGCAGGTCTGACTTCAACTAGGCCTTGAGCAGAGCTTCTTTACAATACACAAGTTAAAGCTTGGCCTACCTTAGCCAAGTTATGGCTTATACACAAGTTGTGAACTGCAGGGTGACTTCTTCCTCCCGTGTGCCCTCTTGCCTGGTCTGAACTGTGGATTTTTATTTGTGCTTGGCCACACCCTctctgcagtggcatagccaagggtggacccggatgggcccaggcccacccactttgggctcaggtccacccagtagcagcacacctatgaagtggctgccagggatccccaagccctaccaaactcccaacaactgtccctcctgcataccttgtaaatagcagatcttcacctgcagtgagcagcgactgatacatgctgtttGCACTGgtcctacagccttccctctacttggggcaatggagggttaagtgacttgcccagagtcacaaggagctgcagtgggaatcaaacccagttcccacagttccccaggatcaaagtctgctgcatgaaccactaggctactcctctactccttgggattccggaatcttgctattttttggggttctacaaggaatatcgctactctttgagattgtgcctggaatcttgttaatgggacgatataccgccttgctgtgttttttgcaactacattcaaagcggttttgcatagtatatacaggtacttatttgtacctggggcgatggagggttaagtgacttgcccaaagtcacaaggagctgcagtgggaatcaaaccctgttccccgctgcactaaccactaggctactccttcacttcactttataTAGGACACAGAGGAGTGTAACCTGCACATAGTGACAGTGAAATGAtaaaaggatatatatatatatatatatatatatatatatatatatatatatatatatatatatatatatatatatatatatatatatatatatatatatatatatattgaattgCATTAACCTGTACTTTATAGTATTTAAGgaaatgtgctcagaacataggGACCAGATTTGTATCAATAATGTTTATTTACCatacaggtaatgcaataatgTTAGAAGGCAGTTTAAGgattttacacaagggaaatgtgccacaagataaatattgatAGAAGGTCTGAATTATTAATTAGGCTGGCTTAATAGTATCTCACTTTGATTGAGGCTCAAATGAATTCTTCCTGCTCACtggttggagtggtgaaggaggtccTTGCTGGAAAAAGATATCTTATCGGCAGATTTGTTGAGAATAGAACCTGGCTTGGCCCAGAGAGATTCAGTGAAGGTCCGGAGAGGTGCAGATTGTCCAGCAGGCAGGGTCCAGGGAAGGGCGCAGGTTCCGAGAGGTAAAGGAAAAGAAGATGGCAGAcctttccagtttatttttataatttcttgttgggTTATAGGCttaagtcaggtggggtgtattgatccaatgaaaactcaggggtaGTTAAAACTGGTTCTCTCTGGTTTTTGAAATGGAGCCTAGTAGCTGGTCACATGtgtgaaggatccctccgctCCTTTAAGGAAAACTCTGGCCTCCGGCCCAAGTTTTAAGAATGTAATTCCAAaacaaacagttaaaaaaaaaaccccagtagttttaataatgcagttccaaaagcaatTATTATGCTACCCAAGATTctcctgtaacactaaatgtctatgttctaatgtatttccactattcatgaagtattgtaagccacattgagcctgcaaataggtgggaaaatgtgggatacaaatgcaataaataaataaaacagttcaggaatctcaacagcttcaaaaatgcagttcataaataCCCAGCTCAGAAATCCACCATCAGTGTCAATAATGCAGTTCAACATCAACAGAgcatgaatctcagcagtcacAATGATTGAATTCCAAATAAGCAGTTCAAAAACAAACAGCtcatgaatctcagcagtcacaatgatgcaattcaaaataagcaattccccaaaacaaaaactgttccaaaaaacaagcagttcaaagaaaacaagcacttctAAGCAGGCAGTTCAAAAACAAGCAGTTTAAAAATCCCCCCAGCAGTTCAGAGGGAGAGAGCCTCCAGGGGTCCCACCCTTCTCTGGCCAGCTgtatctcctggcttcctcctACTTGACCCCATCACTTCCTGGCTCCTCCACGATGGCCACTGCCTTCCCTTTTTTACCCAGCTCCTGTACCAAGCGCTTACCTGCTGTTTGAACTTTCcacctttggatcttgccagagctgcaataTCCATCAGCTCCTCCtgcctcacttcctcctccttttcttccccccttccattccatgggctcctcgccccacccattctccagctgatcctcctccccctgatcagttctgcttagaggctccccctccattcctggcctcccaaccgtgtcttgggtttcacctttacctgcctttcccttgggctccactgggggctgctgggataggaagtctttgattctgttgtaagacctcctcaagggctgctgggaatcgtagtttttaccctgcctccagccctctggggaaaatgatctatgccttctcctgacatgtggaactccctgagctaagaatctgggttgtcccctcctctgggccttatcttctcctccgctggtacccccccccccctctctgttcccttatccccttcttcacacaTGTTTAGACTATATCATAAGGGTTCCTGGCTGTCCATCTGACACACCCATACTTGACAAGATTAGGTGGGTCACTCTCTGGGAGTTTCAGGTAGATGGGCTGTCTTTTGTTAAATCCAGCCTttttgattgctgtcaatatgcagACTCAGTTCTTTGGAGATGATAGTGATTAACTTTTCAGTATCCACCCAGCCAAGCTATCAGTGGTCTTCAGAGGGATGGGGCCAGTTTCTGATACTGAACTTGTTTcattagcaaaacattttttttatatatgcatcTGTTTTCCTgcaaaatcaataattctgaAAATCCATCAAATCATGCTACAACAGGTACAACCGTGACCACCTTGATAAGCACACTGAATAGACCATACAGGCTTTATCTGGCATCATTTActacgctaccccccccccccccccccgttttctaagccgcactagcagctgctgcACCAGTGGCTGCTGCGCGGCAATGCGCCGACATAGTCCATTCAAAATGAACAGGTTATGTCAGCATTAGAACACAGCAGGGGAGTTAGTATGCTAATATGACCCTTACAGTGCAAGAgaaaggaattgggggggggggtccattttaGGATATAGCAACTTGTTCATTAGGACCAAAGCAACAGAGAAaccacacaaaaacaaaaaaaaaatctaaaacttcAGTGCAACATCAAACACTTGAATTAACTGCATATCACTAACTCTTATTTctcaaaatatgttttcttttctattaGTTGCGTTGATGCTTGCCTTTCTTCATCCTATGAGTTCCTTTTCCCATTAGATGCTCTCTGGTGTTCATGCTTGGTTTCAGTAAAATGATGTAGCACTTTGGGAAAAACATGCAAGCCAGCAAGCCACCGCTGGAAGCCAGAATGGCAAAGATCTCCACGGCAACCATGTTCTTCCCCTTCGTGCTGAGATATGCTGGGACAAAGGAAGCCCAGACACTACCAAAGATCAGCATGCTGAAGGTGATGTATTTGGCTTCATTGAAACTATCAGGAAGCTTCCTAGCTAAGAAGGCCACCAGGAAGCTTACCCCAGCCAGGAAGCCCATATACCCAAACAGGCACCAGAAGGCCAAGCTGGAACCTTCATTACATTCCAGGGTGATCTTCCCAGGTTGAGAATTAATGTTTCTCTCTAGGAAAGGCGGAGTATTGTAGAGCCAAACAATGTAGATCAGAACAGGTAGGACCATGGAAAAAGAGATGACAGTGTTGGGTAGCCTGGACCCCACCCATTTCCGAGAATTGTTACCAGGCTTAGTGGCATTGAAAGCGATGACCACCATGAGGGTCTTGGCTAGCACACAGGAGACACAGAGGGTGAAGATAAGGCTGAAGGCAATCTGACGGACCATGCATGTCGATGTCAAAGGGCGGCCAATGAACATCAAGGTGCAGAGGAAGCTGAGGAGAAGTGCCAGGAGAAGGAGGTAACTGAGCTCACGGTGGTTAGCTTTGACAATGGGAGTCTCATGGTTCCGGACAAAAATAAGCAAAACACCAAcgagaaggaaagaaaggacaatgACAACAGCAGTGAGGATCATGCCTAAGGGTTCCTCATAGGAAAGAAAGTCCACAGGTTTTGGAACACATTGGTTTCTTCTGATATTGGACCAGAACTCTTCAGGACAGAGGGTGCACAAATGAGAATCTTGAAAAAAGAGAAATCAGAATTTAGTATTTTAATTTGCTCTGCCAGCATCCAATTGGTACAGATATACAAGGTCTAACATCTCTAAGTATGAATAGCTGTAGGGATTGGCACATGGAGCccgagcctgtcacctctagcaTTGGATGGCTCAGGGGATGGGCACAGGTATAGAACACCTAAACGCTCTAGGAAGGTATGATACAGGGTATGGGTATACAAAGCCTTTCACTTTTAGGAATGAATAGTTTAAAGAGTGGGGGCAGTGACAGAAAGCCATCATCTCTAGAGCTAGATGGCTCAAATGTTGGGCAAATAGACAAAGAGCTTATCGCCTTTCAGAATTGTTTGCTCAGAGGACAAGCCCGAGGATACTTTTTCATGATATGAGGCTTTCAGAACAGAATTGGACCTATGAACTTAATAAAACCTCATGCAAGCCATACTAGTAGACCATCGGCCCATGGAGAAGCCTTTGGCTATGCGCTCACCAGTTTCATTGGCAATCTCACCAGGAGAGCACGGCGTGCAATCAAAGCAGCATGGTGGCTCCCCCTGCCTCATCACCCTCTGATGCCCGGGTGGGCAGCTGTCACTGCAGATGGAGCGGGGAACCTGAAATACAGATAAAGAAAAATCAGAATTATTCGACCTACTGTTAGATGTCTACACAACACTGTACAAAGCTGGTCAACAAGAGGATAAAAATGAATAACCCAAAAAGGACTTTATCTGAGATAGGTCacagagatcagaattgagacgACCAGGTCAGGATGTGCTCTGTTCTCCCTGTAACTAACAAAAGGCTCTGCCAACACTTACACATGGGAGACAACAGCATCCTGTCTAACTGCCGATACTTGCTCAGGCAGGTAGCCTATTTTATCAATTAAGTAGCGAGatgccgttccccccccccctttatttgaGGTGGAAGTAAACAATAGGGCATTAAGGAAAAAATAAttcctttaggggtccttttactaagctgcgtaagcgtctacacgcgctcaatgcgcgccaaaatttgtaccaggggcaatggagggttaatccCTAACATGCTTAGCATGTGTGAAAATGCTTATTGCAAAGCATGTTAAAGCATTCTGCGGTAAGTAACGTTTTTGCATGCAATAAGGGAGCGATATTTgtatttttgcatatattttttggagggggtatgCCAGGGATGGAGAATGGACATAGATGCACTGTTCAGCTAGCACAtggacatttgcatgcactgactgGTTAGCACGTCTATAATGCGGAAACTCTTACCGCCTCCTATAACAGCTctcacgtccattttttttcaggttaAGCGTGCTAATACGAACAATGGCGCAGGTTCTGCAAAGAAATAGCTGGAAATGCCCTATTTCCTGGGCATGCTGGAAATGGGCTTAGGGCAcgggaacataagaatataagcattgccatacagggacagactgaaggtccatcaagcccagtatcatgtttccaacagtggctaatcaggtcacaagtacctggcaagatcccagatcaGCAAGACAAATTGTATGCTGCTGATCCTAGAATattcagtggattttcccaagttcatcttattaatggcttacgggcttttcttttgggaaagtatccaaaccttttttaaaccctgctaacctaactgcttttaccacattctctggcaatgaattcctgagttgaattactcattgagtgaagaaatactttccatgacttcttttaaatttactacctagtagcttctttgtgtgccccctagtcctaatatttttggaaagtgatTCAAAtcaggtgaagagccctagctgctttagcctttcctcttagggaagttgtCCGAATTAGCAcgcctccgggaactttggtcacccCCGTGACGTAaatcagttggggacgcccaaaattggctttcaattatgccaatttgggcgaccctgtgagaaggacgcccatcttccgatttgtgtcgaaagataggcgtccttctctttcgaaaatgagcctgataatgtaTAAGATTCTTGTTCTGACCCATAAGACATTTTACTTAGGACAGCCTCAATACTTAGCCAATTTATTGATTCTCTATAGTCCGATACAAACATTATGATCCCAGAACCAGATTCTACCACTTTCATGAGCCAGACTAGACTTCACTAGAGAACAGCTTTTTTTTCTGGCTCCATTTCTGTGAGATTCTCTCCCTTAATACTTCCAGTCCAAGATTCACTTAGACCATTTTAAGAAGGAccttaaaacatatatatatttttgtacatCAGCCTTTCTGGGATCTTGAATGATTGCGAAGTGCATGGACAACAATGTGAAAGACCCCAGTCATATATTGATTGGTTGCTCttaatttaaattattttattttaacgtGTATATTATAGGTTCTAGGTTATTAAGATTTTGTGGCTAAACCATTATTGTAAATCGTTATGATTGTCTACTTCGCTTAAAACCTAAATATTAAACGTCTTATCTTATCTTCTATTCAATTTCTGCAGTCCCACAATAGAAGACCTTCACCTCTTTGCGTCTCCCATTCCACACAATGGCACTCTTGTTCAGGATGAGATTCTGCCCCTCGTAACTCCCAATCTTGACAAACTCAAGTTGGCCATTGGAGGCCACCTGCCAATTCAGGATGTCATAGACCGGTGGCGGGTTGCCTCTCTCATCAAAAAACAGTTCTTCATTGGCTGTGTTCTTAAAGTGGACTCTCTTTAGATAATGAAGGGACTGTAGgtgtcaaaaaaaaaagaaaagaaaaagaggaaaaggcTTGGATAAGGAGGACCTGGTTAGAGATTATTGATATGGTGGAGATGTTCTTTTCCCAGTTTTTGAATGGCAGTGGTACTACTACCTTAAAAGATTTCGTAAGGGACACAGGGGAAGATTCAGTGAGTGTCTGGTTTCAATGAAAGCACATTACCTGAAAGCAGACAAaacactgttttatttatttatttctttatttgtttatttatttatttattattgattggaatttattaagcgcctttatgaagagattcacccaaggcggtgtacagcaggtacaatttaacataaaacttacaaatttGTTAACACATAACAGCTCATTGCATTGGTACTGTGTACATCTCATATAATGTATAAGATTCTTGTTCTGACCTGTTGGACTGAATGAGCCCTAttggtctttgtctgccatcctTTACTATGCTACAATAATGATGCAGCAAGAGAAGGGTGGTTGCACCACAAAACCAAGATTCTGAATTAGTCATTTGTTTCTATTGTCttggaatattttttttcatgaagATAATGCTGGTGAAATGTGGCAGATCGATAGTACCGGGCAGTGGCAATGCATTTTCAGCCACAGAAATCACTGAATTGTTGACTTACTGAGTTCTGCCTCTGAAATTTATTGATAATGAGCAGGTAATATGTTGCATTGGTGGATCTGGGGAAAGGATGCTTGTATTTGGCATAGAGTTGAAATTCCATTCATACAATGGGTTGCAGCATGTTCTACATGAACCATGAAGATATTTGTTATAGACTTTAAAAAAGTTCAAATTTCATGGTGGTGTTCGTTATATATTTGTAATCAAACCTGGCTATAACCTATTATCAAtgaatggaatggtgctactctttgagattctgcatggaatctttaggattccggaatcttgctaatctttgatgttctggaatgttgcaactcttcggaattctgccaagtacttgtgacctggattggccactgttggaagcaggatactgggctaaatggctcattgatctgacccagtatggctactcttatgttcgtaggggttccagaatgttgctgctctttgacattctgcatggaatcttgctatttattatgattccggaatcttgttattcttcggggttctggaatcttgctgctcttgagattctgccgggtacttgtgacctggatcggccactgttggaagcaggatactgggctagatggaccattggtctgacccagtatggctattcttatgttcttcagtTGGGCACCTAGATTCAGCATGCTGAGTGCCCAGACTCCTCTAGAGAATATGAGGATAATGAGGCATCTACGAGCCTACTTACACCATGTcagtagcaggcataaatgtgtgtGTCTAAATGCAGGCCTTTAGCACATAATTTactgtaagttgcatgcattAATGTTGGCCCCACCCATGAACTCACCTGTGAATGTGGCCTTGCATTTATGATACGATGCTCATGTTGCTCTTGGAATTTCTTTAAAAACCCTCCCATTTTCCACCCAAAGTGCAGCTAATACTAGTGTGCTTTTAGTCTACTTAATCGAGAGGTGCTTTCCAAAGCCAGTTGATTTGGTTCAGGCTCCTGATGAaggcctagcggccgaaacacaactcgtGTTGAGTCTTGATTTGCCATCCAATAAAAGTTTTGCACTGTACCttgattttataaagtttttGTTTGTCACTTTGCTGTTTTTTGGAACCAAGTTGTTGAATAAGGGAGAAAGTGCTCTGAGGTTCTCAATGTGTTCCCTATCTTTTGGAAACCCTGATGAAAGACATGTTTTCCTGTAAACTACAGCAGGGTAAATTTAGGTAAGACATTTGGGAAAACTTTCTGTCAAAGTAATTGAGCATTAGAACAATTTACCCAGAGAGATGATGAGATCTCCTTCATTAGGATTTGTTGAGATCAGTGTTTTTCTGGGATTGTGTAGATATGGTGAGTCCTGCCTTGGGGGCAGGATGAAGGACTAGATGACTTCCAGGAAGCCCCTTCCAGACTTGTTATTCTATGACTCCACTTAACTTTGGAGGATTCAGACAATTTTAGCTTGCTTTCTTTCTAGATGACCGTCTGAGGTCCCTTTTAGAACTGCTATTCTAAGGTCCTAACTAATTTCTTGAGGTTCCAGCACTATTCTTTTATGGGAGGTCTTCTGCGGTCTTCCCAGCATTGCCATTGTAGAATTCTAAATGAGCACATGGCGATGCTGTCCAGACCTATCTTTCTAGAGTTCTAGGTGATCACTAGAGAACTCTTCCAATCCT is drawn from Microcaecilia unicolor chromosome 14, aMicUni1.1, whole genome shotgun sequence and contains these coding sequences:
- the LOC115457008 gene encoding extracellular calcium-sensing receptor-like, producing the protein MTSFMPRQFDFQSYQWLQALRFAIEEVNASPGLLPNVTLGFSMVNSCGMPTKGLEGTLWLLSGEGQIIPNFQCSAAPPLVAVIGGASSYVSRPMAYLLGLYGYPQISYFATIPLLSDRHLFPSFFRTIPSDEAQFKGLAHLLMHFDWTWVGILASAENYGQLGSQLLKEEIIQAGGCVAFLEPITTTYSMDRVQHIVSVVKKSQVKVIVVIAYVDYVSPVLEEASRQNVTGKVWVASEAWSISRTLADKNLQNTLEGTIGFAIRKGEIPGLREFLIGIHPSSSSKDIFIKEFWEKTFKCFWESPNIPRVKGAKGGQTEASHSCTRFEDLGDLNTTYTDVSKLRITYNIYNAVYAVSHALQDLHSCQPGTGPFTQRSCADIFHVKPWQSLHYLKRVHFKNTANEELFFDERGNPPPVYDILNWQVASNGQLEFVKIGSYEGQNLILNKSAIVWNGRRKEVPRSICSDSCPPGHQRVMRQGEPPCCFDCTPCSPGEIANETDSHLCTLCPEEFWSNIRRNQCVPKPVDFLSYEEPLGMILTAVVIVLSFLLVGVLLIFVRNHETPIVKANHRELSYLLLLALLLSFLCTLMFIGRPLTSTCMVRQIAFSLIFTLCVSCVLAKTLMVVIAFNATKPGNNSRKWVGSRLPNTVISFSMVLPVLIYIVWLYNTPPFLERNINSQPGKITLECNEGSSLAFWCLFGYMGFLAGVSFLVAFLARKLPDSFNEAKYITFSMLIFGSVWASFVPAYLSTKGKNMVAVEIFAILASSGGLLACMFFPKCYIILLKPSMNTREHLMGKGTHRMKKGKHQRN